GGACCCATTTCAAGAAAAAGGCTAAAAGCCNTTCTGATGCTGCTGAGAAGGCTAGAATCCGTTCCTCAAGGAGGCAGCAATTTCAACAGCAACAACTGCAGTTGAAGCATCAGCAGCAGGTTCAGGTTCAGCAGCAgctgcagcagcagcagcaattCCAATTCAACTTGGACATAAAAGGGATCATAAACTTGCTTGAAGAAAATGATCATAGAGTCCCTTCTACATCTCAAGAGACACAAGAAATGGTTAACATGTGTCCAAACACTTCAGAGCAGCAGGGCTACTTCTACTCTATGTTCAATGTCAGTGACAATGTCTCTGCACCAGAGTCCTCAAACGAAGAAATTCTGTGGGATGGACTGTGGAACTTAGACGATGTTCTTTGCAATTTCAATGCAGCAAGTGCTACAAGCAAAGCNAGTTTACACAATTTAGTCACTCCTTTCagttaaagtttatttattttttatctatttagcCTTGAAAACTGTTAGAAAGATTTGTACTACAAATATGAGTCACTGCTTGATAAGGCTCCTAAACAAGGAGCTCAGAGTTAGGATTAATTGTTTCNTGAATGTGTGCAAGTCATTGTAGTGACTAGTGAGTGATTTTCTGAAATAAAGTGTCTCAATTTTGCTCATAAAGTCTCAAATTTGTTTGCTTTTTTGCTTTTTAGTAACAACTTTTCTTGCTGTAGGAAAGTGGAAGAAATGAACTAGATTTCTCAGTTAGTTTCTCCTCTTGCAATTGTCTGAAACCATGGTGGAAGCAGAAGCTTAANAATTTAGCAGACATTACATAAAGCAATTATAGAAACTAAGTAAAACCCTTTGTGTCATTTCATTTGGATGGTAAAGCTCTGTNGATAAGCAAATTTTAAACATAGATTATGATGAGATACTTTTGGTATTATTGGTAAAACTCAACATAAAGCTTCTTCACACATCTTTTCTCACCTTATTCTTTTCGTCTATTTAACCAACACATACTACAAATTCTCTCNctttttttcatttcttgatgaatatatttcttaaacCAAGATAGAATTTGATTCTTTAATTCTCACACATCTTACGCagtatatttcatttatttaacaAATGACCTTTTTACGTGTTGATTACACCCTGAAGAAGAAGGATCTCTGGTTCTGACATTCTGCAAGTATCTCAGAATCTGGAATTACAGAGGGAGAGATATTACCAGAAACgtaagaattttttattttttattttttgtattcgTACGGTTCAGCTTCATTATATTGACGTTAAAGAACTGATTATAAAAGAATCAATactgaaataattaatttatgtccGAGAATTTATTTTAggtgttaatttttatttacattattaagcACTTTCACttcattcaaaaattaatttctacaaaatttatttagatttctaaacagtaaatattattaaaataagacgtGTTTCAGATTTGGGTTTGAGGTCAACTATGTGAAAATAATGTTCTAACTCCAAAAGCCTTCGGTTAAACTAGAAGATTACgtataaaaatgtcaaaattaataaaaattctattatttaaatattatgtatgatattaaatataattatttaccttttattcatattatagatttaagaatgaattttttattagttataatcTAATACTATATTGTAATATGAGAAACTCAAATgaatattagaaagtgagtttcgGTTTAACTTAAtctcacaaaaccgacttgtaagatgaggtttgcatttcacttaaatattataaattgaccttatcaccagtgatgtgggacttccaacacacctcgGGTATAtgtgtgatagtagaaattggatggTCCAATTACGGTCCGACAATGGGTGGAAACAGAAATACTCAATTAGAATTTGTTAGGATAGATTCTAACAATGActctaataccatattaaaaagtgagtttaagcctaactcaactccacaaaactggcttgtaaggtgaggtttgcatctcacttatatattataaattgatcttatctctagtcgatggaagacttccaacaataaaaaaatgaatagttaTATGATACGAACcacaatcatattttaaaataagtaaaaataaacattgttcggtaaaataaaaaagaaaatatacatataaattagaGAATTTCAATTAGTAGTAATAATTTAGTCATTTATTTAAGGTAATTCAAACTAATTATCAGTCTAATAGCTTAATAATCTTTAAgcttcaaattaattttcaaatactaataatataaggaaaaaaaattgattatctaTACATGCTATtagtacttttttttcttctacttggcgtatttaaatgatatatactttttttaattcttatcactagaaagacaaaaatatatgaatCTCAAAATAAATGGACTAAAGCAACCGAAATTCAActagataacttttttttttctaaccctTTTTGAAAGTGCGTAGcgataatttataaaacaattacttaaagaactttaaatatttatcataaatttaaaaaagaatgcAAATTATTATTCTCTACACCTGTGCCTATTAAAAACATAAGAATGGCATAATAATCTCAGTTTTTTAATCAAAGGGAGAATATTAATGCATAAGTTCCACTCACTCGAACCTAAAAATTATACCCTTGCTACTACGCTGTGAAAGTAGCTGAatgcatataaataatatataaaatatcattaattcatatttattgtCAAATctttatagttatatttaaaattctactaaatagttaaattaaatttaatgtatgagatacttttttaaaaaaacacatccaaatattaattataacattaatagTTAGATtttgacatatattttttactttttttattaagagtGAGGATCTAtgttaaagataaaaacaaatggCATAGATAATATctatttgcaataaaaaaatctaattgtTAAGTCTGTCTTATacatgtttaaaaattatttacaaatattttaaattttattgatatttaatatctgcaaatatttaatatatatatatatatatattataattttttaacataaaattaaaaaattatataaattaaattaaatataagttaaaatttaattttagttaaacttaatttaataaaatacaaattagttttaattaaatataacttaatgaaatatatattaaattttaattttaattaagtgatATTCACATCTTAccttttataaaagatattaaaatacttaaaaataataattacttattcATGGATTTTATATATACTAACACTGGTATTTTTGTCATCCTCGATTAGATccttattatttaataaaaaaaaaaatatcttcaagaACATTTTACTTCAAAcaatgtttataaaatataaattgttgatatgaaaattgtttttcttaaacaaacactagaaaaagaggaaaaattaatacttaattattaaatattaaacttcataaaataatattattagacaCAATTATTCCATtccattaaacatattatatacttttaagtTTAGTTACTTAAGTCATATGAGTTATCTgcaattgaatttaaatatttctggATTGTGACTGCAACGTAtcaaaaatttttatttaatattataatagttcTTGTTGTCGCATTAATAGAAGTACGTTAATAAGAAAGACTCCAACATGGACTATGATAAAAGAAGCATTATTGGAGACTATGACAACCAAAAAATACcaatctatatataaaattaagaactatgggatttatttttttaattttattcttttataacttcgaaattattaaagaataatttacatttaaagtaatacactttttatattattattttttatttttgttttatttttttatgatttataattactttctcattaataaaaataaatttagaaaagaaattatttttattttttaaaataatattattttaaaaatcaaccatataaattatttacactgtcacacaaaatattatttccttaaaaaattattttactcttttattcatttaatttgtttttaaactgGTAAAAATAGTAATGTATTTTAActatattctttaatatttaattattattttagtttttaaatagaaatgttacttttttaaattttatttttatattaattataacaaaaaaatttagacaaaaataatttatatataaagaattaattattttttatactattcttttaaattttaattgtatcattttttaaattacttatcatttcataaaataaaatttagaaaaaatattttatttttatttcttaaaatagtattatttaaaaaataatatgcatttattaataatataaattgtttaggcataataattttgtcttgttgaatatacaaatcctcacattttgaaaatttgcaaTTTTGATTCAATCCTTAATACTCCAtagatattatttctttttattaatgataatttattaatttaaatataataaataaataaaggatgCAAAGTTAATCAAGATAAAAGTAATTGGAAAAAATGGACTATAGttatagaaaaactaaaattataatttatttttaacataatctCATAAAGTCAAATGGACTCCACAAAACTAACAAATTATAGTTTTGTTCTTTTATCTTTGGTCCAAAgagaattaatatatatatatatatatatatatatatatatatatatatatatatatatatatatatatatatatatatatatataattttttaatttttattttctgtctttgatCTTGATTGTCGATTTCAGATGATAGAAATACTTGTAAAGACATTATGATATTCAAACCAATATTGTATCaatagtttgtttttaaaagataatgtaatttgaaaaagaaaaaaaaagctcaAATCTTTTCACTTTGTGTACTTACTTATTCATagtatcttttttattaaatttttacttttcagaTGATTAAGGGAAGATATCATTAAGACTTTTTTCTGTGTCTAATTTTTTCTAGTTATGTTAAGGTGGTTGATTTTTCACCCATGCAGAGTTGAGAGAATGCAATGATAACGCTGTAGTTTaaagttgataaatttatttaatagatgaaacatgaaaaatatttataattttaggaaTTTATGGTGATTTTAATGGAGCGGTGTGGAACCCTAGTACAAAACCATGTTGCCCTGTTGTGCAGCGAATGGGAACAAATCTCAAATGTCTGTTTCATCTTAAACCGCCAAATTCAAACGTTGTTATGGTTCTGAAGAGGACATTTACATTTGCCCTGATAACCTGTCGTTATTACACTTCTGCCATTCCCGCTCTCCCCCTTACACAGTACAGTCTCCTCCGTCTGCTTCAACTCTGCATCGACCTTCGAGCTCAGAAACTCGCCCAACAATCTCACGCTCAGATTCTCGCCAATGGATATGTGCAAAACGTTTTCCTCGCCACAAGGCTCGTCTCTGCATACGCCACGTGTGGCGGGTTGAGATCGTCAAGGTTTGTCTTTGAGTCCGTTGAGGCCAAAAACGTTTACATCTGGAACTCACTGATTAATGGGTACGTTAAAAACCACAAATTTCACCAAGCCTTTGATTTGTTCGGAGAAATGGGTCGCAATGGTGTGTTGCCCGATGACTACACTCTCGCGACGGTTTTCAAAGTTTCTGGTGAACTTGAGGACTTGGTTTCCGGGAGATTGATTCATGGGAAGAGTGTAAGGGTTGGGTTTCTGTCGGATGTCATTGTTGCGAATTCTCTGATGGCAATGTATAGTAGGTGTGGGGAGTTTGCTCTAGCAGTGAAGGTGTTTGAGGAAATGCCTCAGAGGAACGTGGGTTCGTTCAATGTTGTAATTTCTGGGCGTGCTGCCTTGGGAATTTGTAATTCTCCCTCCCGTGATGATTTGTGGAAGTTTTTTTTACGAATGCATTGTGAGGGGTTTATGGCCGATGCTTTTACCGTTGCGAGTTTGCTGCCTGTGTGTAGTGGCGATTCTGGTAAGTGGGATTATGGGAGGGAGCTTCACTGTTTCGTGGTGAAGAATGGGTTTGATTTGAAGATGGGTTTAGAGGTGCATATGGGGTCTTCTTTGATTGATATGTATTCTAGGAGTAAGAGAGTTGTAATCGGAAGGAGAGTGTTTGACCAAATGAAAAACAGAAATGTGTATGTTTGGACGGCAATGATCAATGGTTATGTGCAGAATGGAGCACCTGAGGATGCGTTGGTTCTTCTTCGTGAGATGCAAATAAAGGGTGGGATACGACCCAATAAAGTATCACTTGTTAGTGTACTTCCCGCTTGTGCCTCGCTTGCTGGATTAACAGGAGGGAAACAAATACATGGGTTTTCTATTAAAATGGAGTTAAACGATGATGTTTCCCTATGCAATGCTTTAATTGACATGTATTCCAAAAGTGGGAGTTTGGATTATGCAAGACGGGCATTTGCATCTGATTCCTACCTCAAAGATGCTATAAGTTGGAGTTCAATGATCTCTGCGTATGGATTACACGGGAGAGGAGAAGAAGCTGTAATTACGTATCACAAAATGCTTCAGGAAGGGTTCAAACCAGACATGATAACAGTGGTTGGTGTTCTTTCTGCTTGTAGCAAGTCAGGATTGGTAGATGAAGGCATTAGTATATATAAGTCGCTGATGACTAAGTATGGTATAAAACCAACAGTTGAAATTTGTGCTTGTGTTGTGGATATGTTAGGTAGATCAGGCCAGCTTGATCAAGCCTTGGAATTCATCGTAGAAATGCCGTTAGATCCTGGTCCAAGTGTTTGGGGATCTCTTTTAACTGCCTCTGTAATGCATGGGAATTCAAGGACAAGAGACCTGGCTTATAGACGTCTCTTAGAGCTGGAACCTGAAAACCCTTCAAATTATATATCCCTTTCAAATACATACGCTTCCTCTAGAAGATGGGATGTGGTAAGTGAGGTGAGAacaaagatgaaagaaagaggTTTAAAAAAGATTCCAGGTTGCAGTTGGATAACTGTTAGTGGTAAAACTCATTCTTTTTGTGTTGCTGACAAAGCACATCCTTCGTCTAGTTTAATATATGGAATGCTTGATGACCTTGTATCAATTATGTCAGATGGTTGTGCTGATAGTGATATCCTGATTTGAATCTTCTGGTATTGATGTGCTGCAAGTTTTGAAGTGTCTGGTAGACACTGAAAACTGGCCAGGCCAGCCATTCTAGCTTAGCCATCTCTGAAACCATCTGCTTTGTGATACTTCAAGACCCAACTAGATGAATTCATTATTTGAGTGACAAAAACGGTAGAAAAGCCCGAACTTACAGGTGGTTTTAGTTCATATGGGTAACTTTATTTTGAACATGGTGAGTGCAAACGTTTTCCGCGATACTGAGCAACTAATCAATATGCAGATGAGATGCATGGAGGTTCACATGCAGCCTTACCATcgtgaagaagaaaagggtaGGGGAGGAAAAACCATTTCCTTCAAAACAAGCCCATTTTACAGCATTGGTGTCAAAAGATAGCTACCCACTATGATGGGACTGGAAAATGGGGATCCGCCTGGAGTTCACATTCTGATCTACAACCTGGATGGCAAAGATCtccgtttcaaatataataGCATGATTCAACAATCCATGCCACCACGGGAAAAAATTTTGTGAATCAACTGTTTCAAATTCTTTAGTTTTTCAGGTTTGTTAGTTTGAATGCTTTCTTCGATAGTTTACCAAAATTATTTGGGTGAATGATAATTCTATTCCATCAAAATACAGGATCATGAAATGTTGTATAGGAGGATAAATGAAAGAGGATACAGTAAAAAAGGAATATTTGTATTTTCACTGGAGTGTTACTGCTTCAGCAACCTTGTCTTTCTTGCATTCCATACCCGGTCCAAGCACACGAACAGCGAGTAGGGTTAAACAATTCATAGTCATTATTAAACCGTCCAAATTGACAAACAATTTTTCtaaggaaaatgatatgttAACATCATTTGTTGACATAAATTGACACATATGACGTTTTATTTTCcacttgttttttaaattatttcaaaagctGTTGACGTTAAAATGGTTGGATGAACAAAGAAactattgtgtcattttcatttGTGCAGTTTTTCATCCAACCATTTCCAcgacttttaaaataattaaaaataaaaaaacaggtGAAAATTTACAAATTGACTATGtcacaaaaattatatcaacatagttaaattctacaaattatt
This genomic interval from Vigna radiata var. radiata cultivar VC1973A chromosome 8, Vradiata_ver6, whole genome shotgun sequence contains the following:
- the LOC106771747 gene encoding transcription factor MYB2, whose translation is MYWGVMAGNMGWGVIEEQGWRKGPWTAEEDRLLIQYVRLHGEGRWNSVARLAGLKRNGKSCRLRWVNYLRPDLKKGQITPQEESIIQELHARWGNRWSTIARSLPGRXDNEIKNYWRTHFKKKAKSXSDAAEKARIRSSRRQQFQQQQLQLKHQQQVQVQQQLQQQQQFQFNLDIKGIINLLEENDHRVPSTSQETQEMVNMCPNTSEQQGYFYSMFNVSDNVSAPESSNEEILWDGLWNLDDVLCNFNAASATSKASLHNLVTPFS
- the LOC106771407 gene encoding pentatricopeptide repeat-containing protein At3g57430, chloroplastic-like, with product MGTNLKCLFHLKPPNSNVVMVLKRTFTFALITCRYYTSAIPALPLTQYSLLRLLQLCIDLRAQKLAQQSHAQILANGYVQNVFLATRLVSAYATCGGLRSSRFVFESVEAKNVYIWNSLINGYVKNHKFHQAFDLFGEMGRNGVLPDDYTLATVFKVSGELEDLVSGRLIHGKSVRVGFLSDVIVANSLMAMYSRCGEFALAVKVFEEMPQRNVGSFNVVISGRAALGICNSPSRDDLWKFFLRMHCEGFMADAFTVASLLPVCSGDSGKWDYGRELHCFVVKNGFDLKMGLEVHMGSSLIDMYSRSKRVVIGRRVFDQMKNRNVYVWTAMINGYVQNGAPEDALVLLREMQIKGGIRPNKVSLVSVLPACASLAGLTGGKQIHGFSIKMELNDDVSLCNALIDMYSKSGSLDYARRAFASDSYLKDAISWSSMISAYGLHGRGEEAVITYHKMLQEGFKPDMITVVGVLSACSKSGLVDEGISIYKSLMTKYGIKPTVEICACVVDMLGRSGQLDQALEFIVEMPLDPGPSVWGSLLTASVMHGNSRTRDLAYRRLLELEPENPSNYISLSNTYASSRRWDVVSEVRTKMKERGLKKIPGCSWITVSGKTHSFCVADKAHPSSSLIYGMLDDLVSIMSDGCADSDILI